One Calypte anna isolate BGI_N300 unplaced genomic scaffold, bCalAnn1_v1.p scaffold_123_arrow_ctg1, whole genome shotgun sequence DNA segment encodes these proteins:
- the LOC115600194 gene encoding olfactory receptor 14A16-like: protein MYFFLLNLSLLDLGSISTTLPKAMANSLWDNRDIAYKGCAAQIFFFVFFIKAEYCLLTIISYDRYVAICKPLHYGTLLCSRACVHMAAAAWGPGFLTALLHTANTFSLLLCQGNALDHFFCEVPQILKLSCSHSDYAREIWLLVLSCLLGLGCFVFIVVSYVEIFRAVLRIPSEQGQHKAFSMCLPHLAVICLFFSSGIFAYLKPPSISSPAPDLVV, encoded by the coding sequence atgtacttcttcctcctcaacctctccctcctcgacctgggatccatctccaccactctgcccaaagccatggccaattccctctgggacaacagggACATCgcctacaagggatgtgctgcacagatcttcttctttgtcttcttcatcAAAGCTGAGTACTGTCTCCTGACCATCATATCCTacgaccgctacgtggccatctgcaaacccctgcactatgGGACCCTCCtgtgcagcagagcttgtgtccacatggcagcagctgcctggggccctgggtttctcactgctctgctgcacacagccaatacattttccctgctcctctgccagggcaatgccctggaccatttcttctgtgaagtcccccagatcctcaagctctcctgctctcaTTCTGATTACGCCAGAGAAATTTGGCTTCTTGTATTAAGTTGCTTGTTAGGTTTAGGGTGTTTCGTTTTCATAGTGGTTTcatatgtggagatcttcagggctgtgctgaggatcccctctgagcagggacagcacaaagccttttccatgtgcctccctcacctggccgtgATCTGCCTGTTTTTCAGCAGTggcatctttgcctacctgaagcccccctccatctcctccccagccccggACCTGGTGGTGTAA